One window of the Rufibacter radiotolerans genome contains the following:
- a CDS encoding sterol desaturase family protein — MLINAVIVLGTFVTMELVAWAVHKYVLHGFLWGIHESHHKKHNHLFELNDVSFAFYGVIAALCFIYGTVALDYRFWIGVGITLYGAAYFFVHDLYIHRRAKLFGKTSNTYLRALDIAHKVHHKTKGRDGSESFGMLWVHPKFIRIARKR; from the coding sequence ATGCTGATCAACGCGGTTATCGTTTTAGGGACTTTTGTAACCATGGAACTGGTGGCGTGGGCGGTGCATAAATATGTGCTGCACGGTTTCCTGTGGGGCATTCATGAATCGCACCACAAGAAGCACAACCATCTGTTTGAGCTTAATGACGTATCCTTTGCCTTTTATGGGGTAATTGCGGCGCTTTGTTTCATCTATGGTACAGTGGCACTGGACTACCGGTTCTGGATTGGGGTAGGCATTACCTTGTATGGGGCGGCTTATTTCTTTGTGCATGACTTGTATATTCACCGGCGGGCCAAGCTCTTCGGGAAAACGTCAAACACCTATCTCAGGGCCCTGGACATCGCGCACAAGGTACACCATAAGACCAAGGGCCGTGACGGCTCAGAGTCTTTTGGCATGCTGTGGGTGCACCCTAAATTCATCAGGATCGCGCGGAAGCGTTAA
- a CDS encoding enoyl-CoA hydratase/isomerase family protein gives MNSTTMTPSETIALQYITYVCTDRVGYITLNRPEKRNALNEQVVTELKEALDYAENDELCKVIVLQAAGPIFCAGGDMEYMQQLSHMSFQKNLEDSTHLMQLFYQIYTLKKVVIAKVQGHAIAGGCGLATVCDFTYAVPSARLGYTEVKIGFLPAIEKIFLLRKIGEAKAKELLLTGDLITAEKAREIGLVTEVVAEEEIDFRVAEMAQKLCTQNSAQSMETIKEMIAHVQELPLKDALEYGAERNALSRATHDCQRGFQAFLEKQSIVW, from the coding sequence ATGAACAGTACGACCATGACCCCTTCAGAAACCATAGCGTTGCAATACATAACTTACGTCTGCACAGACCGGGTGGGCTACATCACGCTTAACCGGCCAGAGAAACGGAACGCGCTCAACGAACAGGTGGTCACCGAGCTGAAAGAGGCGCTGGACTACGCTGAGAATGATGAGCTATGCAAGGTGATTGTGCTGCAGGCGGCCGGGCCCATTTTCTGCGCGGGCGGAGACATGGAATACATGCAGCAACTGTCGCATATGTCTTTCCAGAAAAACCTGGAGGATTCCACGCACCTCATGCAGCTGTTCTACCAGATCTATACCCTTAAAAAAGTAGTGATAGCCAAGGTGCAGGGGCACGCCATTGCCGGCGGTTGCGGCCTGGCCACGGTCTGTGATTTTACCTATGCCGTGCCTTCGGCAAGGTTAGGGTACACCGAGGTGAAAATCGGGTTTCTGCCCGCCATTGAGAAGATCTTCCTGCTTCGGAAAATAGGGGAGGCTAAGGCCAAGGAACTGCTTTTGACCGGTGACCTGATCACTGCTGAAAAGGCCCGCGAAATAGGGCTGGTCACCGAGGTGGTGGCAGAGGAGGAGATAGATTTCCGGGTAGCCGAAATGGCCCAGAAACTGTGCACCCAGAACTCGGCCCAGTCCATGGAAACCATCAAGGAAATGATCGCCCACGTGCAGGAGCTGCCTTTGAAAGACGCCCTGGAATACGGTGCCGAACGGAACGCCCTCTCCCGGGCCACGCATGACTGCCAACGCGGCTTCCAGGCGTTCCTGGAAAAACAGTCTATTGTCTGGTAA
- a CDS encoding ComEC/Rec2 family competence protein — translation MANGFATGTLRVVVSFLAGFLLYFISGGSFPLVGEAAAFFVLLFLGLWWLARKRPLAQRRRWAGAAGLLALTFLTVWVCFKKNTPETLPVPPNQITHYQVTLVKAVALKPTSVSTVGRLAAVRAQGKWYPAKGQIALFFPHSPQADALQYGRQLLVAGALAPPAAPANPYQFDYRRYLTLKHIQWQAYLPEATWQAVGYAPPSLVVAWSLQVRKQLERAFKAVIDSPREGAIAQALVLGVQDDLDAALRNAFARTGTMHVLAVSGLHVGLLYGVLLFFLKRFRRGKTSGLVVVLVILGIIWFYAFVTGMSTSVLRSVGMFTLVEVGKLFRRKASVLNTLAVVAVVLLLYDPFFLFDVGFQLSFLAVAGIVLLQPLFLKLWRPEVKLVRWIWELLAISIAAQMATFPLSLYYFHQFPVYFWLANLVAVPLTSLGLYLGIGFMLVFWVPYLGAQVGWCLKWTLWGLNELLLWLEAWPHAVMDGFVISPGQVLALYLLMGCGVMFLVRKKLAWLASSVLCLAFFTGTHLSKAHRQGRTRELVVHSARKSSAVSVVQGRKMTLLADSTFYAQPSAFTYQVQPYWWAKGVRDTRRFGPDFRKTASKQPVPFHSTPQGNRLLVWQGKKIFWLRRLPKGMARPVKVDALVLQQNAWLTVEKLQTSFLTNTIVLDQTNARWYVQRKAPELRAAGYQVHVLDENGAWKIRL, via the coding sequence ATGGCTAACGGGTTTGCCACCGGCACCTTGCGTGTGGTGGTAAGCTTTTTGGCGGGTTTCCTGCTATACTTTATTTCCGGCGGTAGCTTCCCTTTAGTAGGAGAGGCCGCCGCTTTTTTTGTGCTCCTTTTCCTGGGCCTCTGGTGGTTAGCCAGGAAGCGGCCGTTGGCCCAAAGGCGCCGCTGGGCCGGAGCAGCAGGACTGTTGGCACTTACTTTTTTAACGGTTTGGGTTTGTTTTAAGAAAAACACCCCTGAAACCCTGCCTGTGCCGCCAAACCAGATCACGCATTACCAAGTCACGCTGGTGAAGGCGGTGGCATTGAAACCAACCTCTGTAAGTACAGTTGGCCGACTGGCTGCGGTACGGGCGCAGGGGAAATGGTACCCCGCCAAAGGCCAGATCGCGCTTTTCTTTCCGCATTCGCCGCAGGCAGATGCCTTGCAGTACGGGCGGCAGTTATTGGTAGCCGGTGCTCTTGCCCCGCCTGCCGCACCTGCCAACCCATACCAGTTTGATTACCGGCGCTACCTTACCCTTAAACATATTCAATGGCAGGCCTATCTGCCAGAGGCCACGTGGCAAGCGGTAGGGTATGCCCCACCTAGTTTGGTAGTGGCCTGGAGTCTGCAGGTAAGAAAACAGTTGGAGCGCGCCTTCAAAGCAGTGATAGATTCTCCCCGCGAGGGGGCCATTGCCCAGGCGCTGGTATTGGGCGTGCAGGATGATCTGGATGCCGCCTTGCGCAATGCCTTCGCGCGTACCGGCACCATGCACGTGCTGGCAGTCAGTGGGCTGCATGTAGGGTTGCTGTACGGGGTGCTGCTTTTCTTTCTGAAACGTTTCCGGAGGGGAAAGACCAGCGGGCTGGTAGTAGTGCTGGTGATTCTGGGCATTATCTGGTTTTACGCCTTCGTGACGGGAATGTCTACCTCGGTGCTGCGGTCGGTGGGTATGTTCACGCTGGTAGAGGTGGGCAAGCTTTTCCGCCGGAAAGCCTCGGTGTTGAACACGCTGGCCGTGGTGGCGGTAGTGCTGTTGCTGTATGACCCGTTCTTCCTGTTTGACGTGGGCTTTCAGTTGTCCTTTCTGGCAGTGGCGGGCATTGTGCTATTGCAGCCTCTGTTTCTGAAGCTCTGGCGGCCAGAAGTAAAGCTAGTCCGGTGGATCTGGGAGTTGTTGGCCATTTCCATAGCGGCGCAGATGGCCACGTTCCCATTGAGCCTTTATTATTTCCATCAGTTCCCGGTGTATTTCTGGCTGGCCAACCTGGTGGCGGTGCCGCTCACGTCATTGGGTTTGTACCTGGGTATTGGGTTCATGCTGGTGTTCTGGGTCCCGTACCTGGGCGCGCAGGTTGGCTGGTGCCTGAAATGGACGCTGTGGGGTTTAAATGAATTGTTGCTCTGGCTGGAGGCCTGGCCGCATGCGGTAATGGACGGGTTTGTCATTTCCCCGGGGCAAGTACTGGCGCTGTATCTGCTCATGGGGTGTGGGGTTATGTTCCTGGTCCGGAAAAAGCTGGCCTGGCTGGCCAGTTCTGTGCTCTGCCTGGCCTTTTTCACCGGCACCCATTTATCCAAGGCCCATCGGCAGGGCCGCACCCGGGAACTGGTAGTACACAGCGCACGCAAAAGCAGCGCCGTAAGCGTGGTGCAGGGGAGAAAGATGACCTTGCTGGCAGACTCCACTTTCTATGCGCAACCCTCTGCCTTCACCTACCAGGTGCAGCCTTATTGGTGGGCCAAAGGCGTACGGGATACCCGGCGTTTTGGGCCTGATTTCAGGAAAACGGCCTCAAAACAGCCGGTGCCTTTTCACAGCACCCCGCAGGGGAACCGCTTGCTTGTGTGGCAGGGCAAAAAGATTTTCTGGCTGAGGCGGTTGCCCAAAGGGATGGCCCGTCCGGTAAAGGTAGATGCCCTGGTGCTGCAGCAGAATGCCTGGCTCACGGTAGAAAAGTTACAGACCTCTTTCCTGACCAACACCATTGTGCTGGACCAAACCAATGCCCGGTGGTATGTGCAACGCAAGGCCCCGGAACTCCGCGCCGCGGGGTATCAGGTGCACGTGCTGGATGAGAACGGAGCCTGGAAGATACGGCTGTGA
- a CDS encoding PhoH family protein, producing the protein MVEKTITLENISLIDFLGLENQNIKQLAAAFPSSKIISRGNEIKIQGQTPEITKIHEILASLIEHYHQYGKITDKSVHKFLTADNDFEEDVVITSPDVIVYGSKGGVIKAKTPSQYKLVEAVSKFDLVFALGPAGTGKTFISVAMAVRALKNKEVKKIIISRPVVEAGESLGFLPGDMKDKVDPYLRPIYDALEEMIPVEKLKYYYENKIIEIAPLAYMRGRTLNNAFVLLDEAQNTTPMQIKMFMTRMGPTSKVMINGDRTQIDLPRNQKSGLIDAMSVLRDVKGIGFVDMSAQDVIRHQLVKNIVEAYSKNDERKQKERELNENAEAENNQDAPRRRQNFRHRED; encoded by the coding sequence TTGGTAGAAAAAACTATAACCCTAGAGAATATCTCCCTGATAGATTTCCTGGGTCTGGAAAATCAGAATATAAAACAATTGGCCGCCGCTTTCCCAAGCAGCAAAATCATTTCACGCGGCAATGAGATAAAGATTCAGGGGCAAACCCCTGAGATTACCAAAATACACGAGATCCTTGCCTCCCTTATTGAGCATTACCACCAGTACGGGAAAATCACTGACAAGAGCGTGCATAAATTCCTGACCGCTGATAACGACTTTGAGGAAGATGTGGTGATCACTTCGCCAGACGTGATTGTGTACGGCAGCAAGGGCGGCGTGATCAAGGCCAAGACCCCCAGCCAATACAAACTGGTAGAGGCGGTTTCTAAGTTTGACCTGGTCTTTGCGCTAGGGCCAGCTGGTACGGGAAAAACCTTTATCTCAGTGGCCATGGCGGTGCGCGCGCTTAAAAACAAAGAGGTGAAGAAAATCATCATCTCCCGCCCGGTGGTAGAAGCCGGTGAGAGCCTTGGGTTCCTGCCCGGCGACATGAAAGACAAGGTAGACCCGTATCTGCGGCCAATCTATGACGCCCTTGAGGAGATGATTCCGGTGGAGAAGCTCAAGTACTACTATGAGAACAAGATCATAGAGATTGCGCCCCTGGCCTATATGCGCGGACGTACGCTCAACAATGCGTTTGTGCTCCTGGATGAGGCCCAGAATACTACCCCTATGCAGATTAAGATGTTCATGACCCGTATGGGCCCAACGTCTAAGGTGATGATCAACGGTGACCGTACCCAGATAGACTTACCGCGCAACCAGAAATCTGGTTTGATAGACGCCATGTCTGTGCTGCGTGACGTGAAAGGCATTGGTTTTGTAGACATGAGCGCCCAGGATGTGATACGCCACCAATTGGTGAAGAACATTGTGGAAGCCTACTCTAAGAATGATGAGCGGAAACAGAAGGAGCGTGAACTGAATGAGAACGCCGAGGCCGAAAATAACCAGGACGCCCCACGCCGCCGCCAGAATTTCAGACACCGCGAAGACTAA
- a CDS encoding SAM hydrolase/SAM-dependent halogenase family protein, with translation MGFITFLSDFGTKDHYVAAVKAKILTLNPAQVIVDISHHVEPFNIAYGYHVINSVFRDFPEGTVHLLAVDTHGTRSGRYQVARHKGHYFVCADNGLLSLLTEGDPEQLIDLPYQPESSSPARDIMAPATVALAQGSSMAEVGELADGMVQLINRQLRLNDHAITGHVVHVDHYGNLITDITRDSIDAIGHGRRFKVQFNREVIDRLSTRYNEPGEGDCVALFNRQGYLTIGINKGHASELLGMYFDSPVEIHFAPEPVE, from the coding sequence ATGGGATTTATTACATTTTTGTCAGACTTTGGCACCAAAGACCACTACGTGGCCGCCGTAAAAGCTAAAATCCTGACACTCAACCCTGCACAAGTCATTGTTGACATTTCGCACCATGTTGAGCCGTTTAATATTGCCTATGGGTACCATGTGATTAATTCGGTATTCCGGGATTTCCCGGAGGGAACGGTGCACCTGTTGGCGGTAGACACCCACGGCACCCGCAGCGGCCGCTACCAGGTGGCCCGCCACAAAGGCCATTATTTTGTCTGCGCCGACAATGGCCTGCTTTCCCTGCTCACGGAGGGCGACCCTGAGCAGCTCATAGACCTGCCGTACCAGCCGGAATCCTCCTCTCCTGCCCGTGACATCATGGCGCCCGCCACGGTGGCTCTGGCCCAGGGAAGCTCCATGGCCGAAGTAGGCGAACTAGCCGATGGCATGGTGCAGCTCATTAACCGCCAGCTAAGGCTCAATGACCACGCCATTACCGGCCACGTGGTACACGTAGACCATTACGGCAACCTGATTACTGATATTACCCGGGATAGCATTGACGCCATAGGGCATGGCCGCCGGTTCAAGGTACAGTTCAACCGTGAGGTGATTGACCGCCTGAGTACCCGCTACAATGAGCCCGGCGAGGGCGACTGCGTGGCTCTTTTCAACCGCCAGGGCTACCTCACCATCGGCATCAATAAAGGCCACGCCTCAGAACTGCTGGGCATGTACTTTGACTCCCCGGTAGAGATCCATTTCGCCCCTGAACCGGTGGAGTAA
- a CDS encoding putative quinol monooxygenase produces the protein MLLIRVVRMTFHPENVPAFLEIFRASKDQIAAFPGCRSVELLQDYHHSHVYSTYSHWDSEEALNNYRQSVLFGSVWKPTKALFSAPAEVFSFKPAQV, from the coding sequence ATGCTGTTGATACGCGTGGTGCGCATGACGTTTCACCCAGAGAACGTCCCCGCCTTTCTGGAGATTTTTAGGGCTTCCAAAGACCAGATTGCTGCATTTCCCGGTTGCCGCAGCGTAGAGTTGCTGCAAGACTACCACCACTCTCACGTTTACAGCACCTACAGTCACTGGGACTCAGAAGAAGCCCTGAACAATTACCGCCAGTCTGTGTTGTTTGGTAGTGTCTGGAAACCTACCAAGGCCTTGTTTTCGGCCCCGGCCGAGGTCTTTTCATTTAAACCGGCCCAAGTTTAA
- a CDS encoding iron-sulfur cluster co-chaperone HscB C-terminal domain-containing protein: protein MNYFQFYDMQESFLPDEKAIQTKYYALSREFHPDFYTLDSPEKQKEILEKSTLNTNAYRTLSHFDKRMQYILEQHGLLEEGGDNDLPQDFLMEVMDLNEQLMDLEFDFDPTTFKIVSDQTGEIEGELKAQIWPVLESYKDLAPEAQAEALQKVKNYYLKQRYLLRIKESLNKFASSSDR from the coding sequence GTGAACTACTTTCAATTTTATGATATGCAGGAAAGCTTTCTCCCAGATGAGAAAGCCATCCAAACCAAATACTACGCCCTGAGCCGGGAGTTCCACCCAGATTTCTATACGCTAGACTCTCCGGAGAAGCAAAAGGAGATCCTGGAGAAGTCTACGCTTAACACCAACGCTTACCGCACCCTCTCCCACTTTGACAAACGCATGCAGTACATTCTGGAGCAGCATGGCCTGCTGGAAGAGGGCGGCGACAATGACCTGCCGCAAGACTTTCTTATGGAGGTGATGGACCTCAATGAGCAGCTCATGGACCTGGAATTTGACTTTGACCCTACCACTTTTAAGATAGTCTCTGACCAAACCGGGGAAATTGAGGGGGAATTGAAGGCCCAGATATGGCCAGTGCTGGAATCTTACAAAGATTTAGCCCCTGAGGCTCAGGCCGAAGCCCTGCAAAAGGTAAAAAATTACTACCTAAAGCAGCGTTACCTCTTGCGCATCAAAGAAAGTTTAAATAAGTTTGCATCCTCTTCTGACAGATAA